A genome region from Arachis duranensis cultivar V14167 chromosome 8, aradu.V14167.gnm2.J7QH, whole genome shotgun sequence includes the following:
- the LOC107462411 gene encoding early nodulin-like protein 3, which yields MATTNVLRSNEVGHVLLGLFCLLLLVNKGNAYEFVVGGQKGWSVPSDPNSNSYNQWAEKNRFQIGDSLVFNYQSGQDSVLQVSSEDYASCNTDGSSEKFSDGHTVIKLKQSGPHYFISGNKDNCAKNEKLVVIVMADRTNRNTNQTGTAVSPSPSPLPTLSTESIAPSPPTAGTVGPTPPTGTVGAPPPTGTIGAPPPTPAGTVGAPPPAPTGTMGTPPTLQGVSPPPPGTSLTNPTSAPVSQPPPNAASSVFLSFVSSLGALMASILVLSF from the exons ATGGCTACTACCAATGTTTTAAGGTCTAATGAAGTGGGTCATGTCTTATTGGGATTGTTCTGTCTATTGCTCTTGGTAAACAAGGGTAATGCTTATGAGTTTGTAGTAGGGGGTCAAAAGGGTTGGAGTGTTCCAAGTGACCCCAATTCCAATTCTTACAATCAATGGGCAGAAAAGAACAGATTTCAAATAGGAGACTCCCTAG TGTTCAATTACCAATCTGGTCAAGACTCGGTGCTTCAGGTAAGTAGTGAAGATTATGCAAGCTGCAACACTGATGGATCTTCTGAAAAATTCTCTGACGGCCATACAGTCATCAAGCTGAAGCAATCAGGGCCACACTATTTCATAAGCGGAAACAAAGACAACTGTGCCAAGAATGAGAAACTAGTGGTGATTGTGATGGCTGACAGGACCAACAGAAACACCAACCAAACAGGCACTGCtgtttctccttctccttctccattGCCCACTCTCTCAACAGAGTCAATTGCTCCTTCACCACCAACAGCAGGGACTGTTGGCCCTACACCACCAACAGGAACTGTGGGTGCTCCTCCACCAACAGGGACTATCGGTGCGCCACCTCCAACACCAGCAGGGACTGTAGGTGCTCCACCACCTGCACCAACAGGGACTATGGGGACTCCACCTACTCTGCAAGGAGTTTCACCTCCACCACCAGGGACTTCGTTGACAAACCCAACTTCTGCTCCTGTCAGCCAACCTCCTCCTAATGCCGCTTCTTCAGTCTTTCTCAGCTTTGTTAGCTCTCTTGGAGCACTCATGGCTTCTATTCTGGTTTTATCATTCTAA
- the LOC107462289 gene encoding serine/threonine-protein kinase-like protein At3g51990, whose amino-acid sequence MVYLNFSYRAESAVSTSNSLTPSPSSFSSSTATTSKKQNNKEKEKPIKIQHFHYSDLKAATNGFSERKLLGKGSHGYVYKAVMVSSSSFASAPEFIISNNKVDNEIDILSKIQSNNSKLPNWGRMVRLALQTAKKIDTLHLSTPLVIHRDIKSTNVLIDRNFNARLGDQ is encoded by the coding sequence ATGGTGTACCTCAATTTCTCTTACAGGGCTGAATCCGCAGTTTCAACCTCCAATTCTCTCACAccatcaccttcttctttttcttcttccaccGCCACCACTTCAAAAAAACAgaacaacaaagaaaaagaaaagcccATCAAGATCCAACACTTCCATTACAGTGACCTTAAAGCTGCCACCAATGGCTTCTCAGAGCGCAAGCTCCTCGGCAAAGGAAGCCATGGTTATGTCTATAAAGCTGTAatggtttcttcttcttcctttgcaTCTGCACCAGAGTTCATCATCAGCAACAACAAGGTTGATAACGAGATTGATATCTTGTCCAAAATCCAGAGCAATAACAGCAAGCTTCCAAATTGGGGAAGAATGGTTCGTTTGGCATTGCAAACTGCAAAGAAAATTGATACCCTTCATTTATCAACACCACTTGTGATCCACAGAGATATTAAATCAACAAATGTTCTGATTGATAGAAACTTCAATGCAAGGTTAGGTGATCAATAA
- the LOC107462412 gene encoding rab GTPase-activating protein 22, which produces SFVFYLSFQPGKTLSPRKWHAAFTEEGYLDIGKILRRIYRGGIHPSIRGEVWEFLLGCYDPKSTFDEREQIRQRRRLEYARWKEECRQMFPFVGSGRYISSPVITDDGQPIQDPSVLLESNPDKGLVLVPQDNYRSSSIDARNNLEKVTDKRVIQWLLTLHQIGLDVIRTDRTLVFYEKQENLSKLWDILAVYAWLDKDVGYGQGMSDLCSPMIILLEDEADAFWCFERLMRRLRGNFKCTDRSVGVETQLSNLASITQVLDPKLHKHLEQLGGGDYLFAFRMLMVQFRREFSFCDSLYLWEMMWALEYDPDLFWMYEDARRAPTSAESSRGKVKSIRQCGKYERENMRTGAKNSETPLPISIFLAASVLKDKSSKLLHEARGLDDVVKILNDMTGNLDAKKACSGAMKLHKKYLRKAKKT; this is translated from the exons tcttttgttttttacttGTCTTTCCAGCCCGGTAAAACACTGAGTCCAAGAAAATGGCATGCTGCTTTTACTGAAGAAGGATATCTGGATATAGGAAAGATTCTAAGGCGAATCTACAGAGGG GGAATCCATCCATCAATTAGGGGAGAAGTTTGGGAATTTCTACTTGGTTGTTATGATCCAAAGAGTACATTTGATGAACGAGAACAAATAAGACAGCGTCGAAG GTTAGAATATGCTAGATGGAAGGAAGAATGTCGCCAAATGTTTCCTTTTGTTGGAAGTGGTAGATATATTTCATCTCCTGTAATTACCGATGATGGTCAACCGATTCAAGATCCATCAGTTCTGCTGGAATCAAATCCAGACAAGGGATTGGTTTTAGTTCCTCAAGACAATTATAGGTCTTCAAGCATAGATGCcagaaataatttagaaaagGTGACAGACAAGAGAGTAATCCAGTGGCTGTTAACTCTTCATCAAATAG GTCTTGACGTGATTCGCACTGATAGGACATTGGTCTTTTACGAGAAGCAAGAGAACTTGTCAAAATTATGGGATATTCTTGCAGTTTATGCTTGGCTAGATAAAGATGTTGGCTATGGTCAAG GGATGAGTGACCTATGCTCACCTATGATAATTCTTCTTGAGGATGAAGCAGATGCATTTTGGTGCTTTGAGCGTCTAATGCGCAGACTT cgAGGTAATTTCAAGTGCACTGATCGTTCTGTTGGAGTGGAGACTCAACTAAGTAACTTGGCTTCAATTACTCAAGTATTAGATCCAAAACTTCATAAACATTTAG AGCAACTAGGTGGAGGTGATTATCTGTTTGCTTTTCGGATGCTAATGGTTCAGTTTCGTCGAGAATTCTCCTTTTGTGATTCACTATACCTTTGGGAG ATGATGTGGGCTCTAGAGTATGATCCTGATTTGTTTTGGATGTACGAGGATGCTCGGAGAGCTCCTACAAGCGCCGAGAGCTCTAGAGGGAAGGTGAAGTCAATTAGACAATGTGGAAAGTATGAGCGAGAAAATATGAGAACAGGGGCAAAGAACTCCGAAACTCCTCTTCCTATATCAATTTTCCTTGCTGCTAGTGTGTTGAAAGATAAAAGTTCAAAGCTACTACATGAAGCACGGGGTCTGGATGATGTTGTCAAG ATTTTGAATGACATGACTGGAAATCTAGATGCTAAAAAGGCTTGTTCCGGGGCTATGAaacttcataaaaaatatttgagaaag GCCAAGAAAACGTAA
- the LOC107462290 gene encoding COBRA-like protein 10, whose translation MEVAKRKAASTYTTLLLIFLFLFLSFGPSQGQNAAGADAGKTKPAALADDETNLDNTAAEAKIAAATDDADGAAVKKAKPVKGAVVTTAAPATDVEVIPAPPPPPAELQVCNGVFLTYTLISREKEYPFVKNKSNQAYAFTSQATITNVGDEEVKGWRMYIGFQHREILVSMDGAVPIDAEDFPAAVGNGTTIAGNPMVDLKTAILTANDFTQMSVRVGMKGSQFGLGDGATPMPKTIKLINSGFKCPASSRRGSTMIVCCRKDPKAKALALKKTKYPPRGKGDLTISYDVLQAYQTSYYAEVTIQNNHPLGRLDHWNLTWEWQRGEFIYSMKGAFARVKDPSECLYGPAGQYYRDFDFTQVANCEKRPIISDLPSERKDDEKVGKLPWCCRNGTVLSPVMDRNQARSMFQLQVFKIPPDNNRTALTPPMKWKIDGVINPHYKCGPPVRVDPAEYPDPSGLQAIHTAVASWHIVCNMTKPQPQKTRCCVSFSAFYNESAIPCNTCACGGCDGYQQCNAKAPPMLIPPDALLVPFVNRTAKMKAWAKMKHFKIPKRMPCGDNCPVSINWHVNSDYKTGWTARITLFNWERYAFDDWFTALQFHNNSFRDFDEVYSFNGTRIPGLRTVFLQGFKGLNYLVGLTNGSRIGDPHVPGKQQSVLSFKKKHSKKFNIRRDAFPTKVYFNGEECALPPTTPSNGSSRIKSSPISFLAVTIIAFLSFFAMTERLF comes from the exons GCGGAAGCCAAGATTG CTGCGGCTACAGATGATGCAGACGGGGCCGCCGTCAAAAAGGCCAAGCCTGTCAAGGGGGCCGTCGTGACCACAGCTGCACCAGCGACCGACGTTGAGGTAATTCCAGCTCCTCCGCCTCCACCAGCAGAACTGCAGGTCTGCAATGGCGTGTTCCTAACATACACGCTGATATCACGCGAGAAGGAATACCCATTCGTGAAGAACAAGTCAAATCAAGCATATGCCTTCACGTCCCAAGCCACGATTACAAACGTCGGTGACGAGGAGGTGAAGGGCTGGAGGATGTACATAGGGTTCCAACACCGAGAAATATTGGTTTCCATGGACGGCGCCGTCCCCATCGACGCGGAGGACTTCCCGGCTGCCGTGGGGAACGGCACCACGATCGCCGGAAACCCAATGGTGGATCTAAAGACTGCGATCTTGACGGCTAATGATTTTACACAAATGTCGGTGAGAGTTGGAATGAAAGGATCACAGTTCGGTCTTGGTGATGGCGCCACCCCCATGCCTAAGACCATTAAGCTTATCAATAGTGGCTTCAAGTGTCCCGCCTCTTCTCGCAGAG GGTCAACAATGATAGTGTGTTGTAGAAAAGACCCTAAAGCGAAGGCATTGGCACTTAAGAAGACAAAGTACCCACCACGTGGCAAAGGGGATTTAACCATTTCATACGACGTTCTACAAGCTTACCAGACGAGCTACTACGCTGAGGTGACCATCCAAAACAACCACCCGTTGGGACGGCTGGACCACTGGAACCTCACGTGGGAATGGCAGAGGGGCGAGTTCATCTACAGCATGAAAGGTGCCTTCGCGCGCGTCAAGGACCCTTCGGAATGCTTGTATGGCCCTGCAGGCCAGTACTACAGGGACTTTGATTTCACCCAAGTCGCCAATTGCGAGAAGAGGCCCATTATCTCTGATCTTCCTTCTGAGAGAAAAGACGATGAAAAGGTGGGGAAGCTACCATGGTGCTGCAGGAATGGCACAGTGCTGTCACCTGTGATGGACAGGAACCAAGCCAGGTCAATGTTCCAGCTCCAAGTTTTCAAGATTCCACCAGATAACAACAGAACAGCACTCACACCACCCATGAAATGGAAGATCGACGGCGTCATCAACCCCCACTACAAGTGCGGCCCACCGGTCAGAGTGGACCCCGCAGAGTACCCTGACCCATCAGGTCTCCAGGCTATTCACACCGCCGTCGCAAGTTGGCACATCGTTTGCAACATGACAAAGCCACAGCCTCAGAAAACAAGGTGCTGCGTCTCATTCTCTGCATTCTACAACGAATCCGCCATCCCCTGCAACACTTGCGCTTGTGGCGGTTGTGACGGTTACCAGCAATGCAACGCAAAGGCACCACCCATGCTTATTCCACCCGACGCACTTCTCGTTCCGTTTGTTAACAGAACCGCCAAGATGAAAGCGTGGGCGAAGATGAAGCATTTCAAGATTCCCAAACGGATGCCTTGCGGCGATAACTGTCCCGTTAGCATCAACTGGCACGTCAACTCCGACTACAAAACTGGATGGACAGCAAGGATCACGCTTTTCAACTGGGAGCGCTACGCCTTCGATGATTGGTTCACTGCTCTTCAGTTCCACAACAATTCTTTCAGAGATTTCGATGAAGTTTACTCCTTCAACGGAACCAGAATCCCAGGCCTTAGAACCGTCTTCCTTCAAGGATTTAAGGGTTTGAACTATTTGGTGGGACTCACCAACGGAAGCCGCATCGGTGACCCACACGTGCCCGGGAAGCAGCAATCCGTGctgtccttcaagaagaagcaTTCGAAGAAATTCAACATCAGAAGAGATGCATTCCCAACGAAGGTTTACTTCAATGGTGAAGAGTGTGCACTCCCTCCAACTACTCCTTCTAATGGTTCCTCACGCATCAAGTCTTCTCCGATCAGTTTCCTTGCTGTCACCATCATCGCATTCTTGTCGTTCTTCGCCATGACCGAACGTTTATTCTGA